In a genomic window of Tursiops truncatus isolate mTurTru1 chromosome 7, mTurTru1.mat.Y, whole genome shotgun sequence:
- the CFAP210 gene encoding cilia- and flagella- associated protein 210 isoform X1: MGTSEMLVRLGRRCGRAKESTEVKNCEEDQVLYPPLLPSKVDLRQVTIIPHNEWERIRDSLDSLTREAARLRAERKAKKEMHFRSQEVVKHWTNTYAGMKEQKLEAKKKRDKEIEAERQILDMEEAIHQQGERKKAIEYAKQYQFYQTERVKNFHSGLLLSRVLKERDAQIDFQKSKIKSDKKWEEQVKLNAEKAFKEEQEKAEKQRRDRVALSKDHLKQIKEHEEEEERRRKEEEKDAEEIKRQNSLYEIEMKKERGKKKEEINENKRLFFEHLNDKNTIKAVEQQQQEEEDEKIRKFIKAKKRLTQMGKAKEAETHRLMEERRERINNFLSKLMKEKFDNQDLIIARDIAEAEAEWKKREREKYEKNKAELKAIAEHRALVIKNKEEEERQRKIEAKEQLLAVLKADQIFWEHEKEKKRKADKERREVQDAHIQQMAQNKFNALQAKQAELEYCRLTEALVAEKEKEFQDYAREVIESESESTNKYIYPLVKAVQEGPGGGPGPVFVDRGVLRPRYQANDITGVQLPFYTSQGSKYNNFQKSKGRLGFTW; the protein is encoded by the exons aagtAAAGAACTGTGAAGAAGATCAAGTCCTCTATCCACCTCTTCTGCCTAGCAAAGTAGATCTCCGGCAGGTCACCATAATTCCACACAATGAGTGGGAAAGGATTCGAGATAGCCTTGACAGTTTGACAAGAGAAGCAGCACGCCTTCGTgcagaaagaaaggcaaagaaagaaatgcatttcCGATCCCAAGAAGTGGTAAAACATTGGACTAATACATATGCA GGGATGAAAGAACAGAAACTTGAAGCCAAAAAGAAACGTGATAAAGAAATAGAGGCAGAAAGACAAATTCTTGATATGGAAGAAGCAATACACCaacaaggagaaaggaaaaaggccaTTGAATATGCAAAGCAATATCAATTTTACCAGACAGAAAGAGTGAAAAACTTTCAT TCAGGACTTCTTCTTAGTAGAGTTTTGAAAGAACGTGATGCACAGATTGACTtccaaaagagtaaaataaaatcagataaaaaaTGGGAGGAACAAGTGAAACTCAAcgctgaaaaagcttttaaagaagaacaagaaaaagcagaaaaacaacgCAGAGATAGAGTGGCTCTTAGCAAAGATCATTTAAAACA aataaaggaacatgaagaggaagaagagagaaggagaaaagaggaagaaaaggatgcTGAGGAAATAAAGCGACAGAATTCAttatatgaaatagaaatgaaaaaagaaagaggaaagaaaaaagaagagatcaaTGAAAACAAGAGACTATttttt GAACATCTGAATGATAAAAATACCATCAAAGCTGTAGAACAGCAGCAgcaagaggaggaagatgaaaaGATTAGAAAATTTATCAAAGCGAAAAAGCGTCTTACACAAATGGGGAAAGCAAAAGAAGCTGAAACACACAG GCTAATGGAGGAAcggagagaaagaataaataactTCCTGAGTAAactaatgaaagagaaatttgaCAATCAAGATTTGATTATTGCTAGAGATATTGCAGAAGCTGAGgctgaatggaaaaaaagagaaagagaaaagtatgaaaaaaacaaagcagaattaAAAGCAATTGCAGAACATAGAGCTCTTGTG ataaaaaataaagaggaagaagaaagacaaagaaaaatagaggCTAAAGAACAATTGCTAGCTGTCCTGAAAGCAGACCAGATTTTCTGGGAgcatgaaaaggagaaaaaacggAAAGCTGATAAAGAACGTCGAGAAGTTCAAGATGCCCATATTCAGCAAATG gcccaaaataaatttaatgcaCTGCAAGCAAAACAAGCAGAATTAGAGTACTGCAGACTTACTGAAGCTCTTGTGGctgaaaaggagaaggaatttCAGGATTATGCCAGAGAAGTAATTGAATCTGAGTCTGAATCAACAAACAAGTATATTTATCCTCTTGTAAAAGCTGTACAGGAAGGACCTGGAGGTGGTCCTGGGCCAGTTTTTGTGGACAGAGGTGTATTAAGACCCAGGTATCAGGCAAATGATATTACTGGAGTCCAGCTCCCTTTTTATACCTCTCAGGgatcaaaatataataattttcaaaagtctAAGGGAAGGCTAGGTTTTACATGGtag
- the CFAP210 gene encoding cilia- and flagella- associated protein 210 isoform X2: MKEQKLEAKKKRDKEIEAERQILDMEEAIHQQGERKKAIEYAKQYQFYQTERVKNFHSGLLLSRVLKERDAQIDFQKSKIKSDKKWEEQVKLNAEKAFKEEQEKAEKQRRDRVALSKDHLKQIKEHEEEEERRRKEEEKDAEEIKRQNSLYEIEMKKERGKKKEEINENKRLFFEHLNDKNTIKAVEQQQQEEEDEKIRKFIKAKKRLTQMGKAKEAETHRLMEERRERINNFLSKLMKEKFDNQDLIIARDIAEAEAEWKKREREKYEKNKAELKAIAEHRALVIKNKEEEERQRKIEAKEQLLAVLKADQIFWEHEKEKKRKADKERREVQDAHIQQMAQNKFNALQAKQAELEYCRLTEALVAEKEKEFQDYAREVIESESESTNKYIYPLVKAVQEGPGGGPGPVFVDRGVLRPRYQANDITGVQLPFYTSQGSKYNNFQKSKGRLGFTW, from the exons ATGAAAGAACAGAAACTTGAAGCCAAAAAGAAACGTGATAAAGAAATAGAGGCAGAAAGACAAATTCTTGATATGGAAGAAGCAATACACCaacaaggagaaaggaaaaaggccaTTGAATATGCAAAGCAATATCAATTTTACCAGACAGAAAGAGTGAAAAACTTTCAT TCAGGACTTCTTCTTAGTAGAGTTTTGAAAGAACGTGATGCACAGATTGACTtccaaaagagtaaaataaaatcagataaaaaaTGGGAGGAACAAGTGAAACTCAAcgctgaaaaagcttttaaagaagaacaagaaaaagcagaaaaacaacgCAGAGATAGAGTGGCTCTTAGCAAAGATCATTTAAAACA aataaaggaacatgaagaggaagaagagagaaggagaaaagaggaagaaaaggatgcTGAGGAAATAAAGCGACAGAATTCAttatatgaaatagaaatgaaaaaagaaagaggaaagaaaaaagaagagatcaaTGAAAACAAGAGACTATttttt GAACATCTGAATGATAAAAATACCATCAAAGCTGTAGAACAGCAGCAgcaagaggaggaagatgaaaaGATTAGAAAATTTATCAAAGCGAAAAAGCGTCTTACACAAATGGGGAAAGCAAAAGAAGCTGAAACACACAG GCTAATGGAGGAAcggagagaaagaataaataactTCCTGAGTAAactaatgaaagagaaatttgaCAATCAAGATTTGATTATTGCTAGAGATATTGCAGAAGCTGAGgctgaatggaaaaaaagagaaagagaaaagtatgaaaaaaacaaagcagaattaAAAGCAATTGCAGAACATAGAGCTCTTGTG ataaaaaataaagaggaagaagaaagacaaagaaaaatagaggCTAAAGAACAATTGCTAGCTGTCCTGAAAGCAGACCAGATTTTCTGGGAgcatgaaaaggagaaaaaacggAAAGCTGATAAAGAACGTCGAGAAGTTCAAGATGCCCATATTCAGCAAATG gcccaaaataaatttaatgcaCTGCAAGCAAAACAAGCAGAATTAGAGTACTGCAGACTTACTGAAGCTCTTGTGGctgaaaaggagaaggaatttCAGGATTATGCCAGAGAAGTAATTGAATCTGAGTCTGAATCAACAAACAAGTATATTTATCCTCTTGTAAAAGCTGTACAGGAAGGACCTGGAGGTGGTCCTGGGCCAGTTTTTGTGGACAGAGGTGTATTAAGACCCAGGTATCAGGCAAATGATATTACTGGAGTCCAGCTCCCTTTTTATACCTCTCAGGgatcaaaatataataattttcaaaagtctAAGGGAAGGCTAGGTTTTACATGGtag